From the Desulfovibrio sp. X2 genome, one window contains:
- the ilvN gene encoding acetolactate synthase small subunit translates to MSDPNHDSILGNAPENLTSDPRSGAHGGAVLELTVNNHPGVMSHVCGLFARRTYNVEGVACLPVNGGETSRVWLLVREDERLPQVVRQVEKLHDVLAVTRHDDGHPVFAALSSFVA, encoded by the coding sequence ATGTCTGATCCCAACCATGATTCCATTCTGGGGAACGCGCCGGAGAACCTGACGTCCGATCCCCGCTCCGGGGCCCACGGCGGGGCCGTGCTGGAGCTGACCGTGAACAACCACCCCGGCGTCATGTCCCACGTCTGCGGCCTGTTCGCGCGCCGCACCTACAACGTGGAGGGCGTTGCCTGCCTGCCCGTGAACGGCGGGGAGACGAGCCGCGTCTGGCTCCTGGTGCGCGAGGACGAGCGCCTGCCCCAGGTCGTGCGCCAGGTGGAGAAGCTGCACGACGTGCTGGCCGTGACCCGCCACGACGACGGGCACCCGGTCTTCGCCGCGCTGTCCTCTTTCGTGGCCTGA
- a CDS encoding rubrerythrin family protein encodes MSDKTMDNLMEAFAGESQANRKYLAYAEVADKEGHPQVARLFRAAAAAETVHAHSHLRVAGKIGNTADNLKDAVAGETHEFKSMYPAMITQAEIDGNTSAVRSFSYANAVEKVHAGLYQKALDNLGNEGKVDYYVCRVCGHTVENEAPESCPICGSAKKAFFKVD; translated from the coding sequence ATGTCCGACAAGACCATGGACAATCTGATGGAGGCCTTCGCCGGAGAGTCGCAGGCCAACCGTAAATATCTGGCTTACGCCGAAGTGGCGGACAAGGAAGGCCACCCCCAGGTCGCCAGGCTGTTCCGCGCCGCGGCCGCGGCCGAGACCGTGCACGCCCACTCGCACCTGCGCGTGGCGGGCAAGATCGGCAACACCGCGGACAACCTGAAGGACGCCGTGGCCGGCGAGACCCACGAGTTCAAGAGCATGTATCCGGCCATGATCACCCAGGCCGAGATCGACGGCAACACCTCGGCCGTGCGCAGCTTCTCCTACGCCAACGCCGTGGAGAAGGTGCACGCCGGGCTCTACCAGAAGGCCCTGGACAACCTCGGCAACGAGGGCAAGGTGGACTACTACGTCTGCCGCGTCTGCGGCCACACCGTGGAGAACGAGGCGCCCGAGAGCTGCCCCATCTGCGGCTCCGCCAAGAAGGCCTTCTTCAAGGTCGACTAG
- a CDS encoding (Fe-S)-binding protein, whose product MGDAKISPRTAPGHGAGHDAGHGAGHRAECVHCGRCLSVCPLFAATGLEETAPRAKFLLERALAHGEAGLSEAEAVRLAGLCLSCRRCAKACPEGLDAPELVAEFRRTHPGWQSALWKLWIGRASALWPMGSFLSRLLPEAVADALPGRAGQAVAKLRALHAARRVRPWLRFARPENPGNTALSGESGKAQGPCGKDAKAVLFSGCTARHLRPDWSGKAQGLLRGAGFAVAPEPDFACCGYTLGSAGCAAEQRAARERNLAAWRAAGRPLLVTFCATCRAGLAAYADADLGWEPGEADAWRAAVQPLAALLGEAAFTVMVETAPARAHYHRPCHAPSDDPDEAMLRRAAGDVLGRVSRDNCCGLGGVLQVAAPELTGRVAEQAWKFFDANSGDQVISGCSGCVLQLMSTAPGGVDVCHWLDAVADS is encoded by the coding sequence ATGGGCGACGCGAAGATTTCTCCCCGGACCGCACCCGGCCACGGAGCAGGCCACGACGCGGGGCACGGCGCGGGCCACAGGGCCGAGTGCGTGCACTGCGGCCGCTGCCTCTCGGTCTGCCCGCTGTTCGCCGCCACCGGGCTCGAGGAGACCGCGCCGCGCGCCAAGTTCCTCCTCGAGCGGGCGCTTGCGCACGGCGAGGCCGGGCTGTCCGAGGCCGAGGCCGTGCGCCTGGCCGGGCTCTGCCTCTCCTGCCGCCGCTGCGCCAAGGCCTGTCCCGAGGGGCTGGACGCGCCCGAGCTGGTGGCCGAGTTCCGGCGCACCCACCCGGGCTGGCAGTCCGCGCTCTGGAAGCTCTGGATCGGCCGCGCCTCCGCGCTCTGGCCCATGGGCAGCTTCCTCTCCCGGCTTCTGCCCGAAGCCGTGGCCGACGCGCTGCCGGGCAGGGCCGGGCAGGCCGTGGCCAAGCTGCGCGCGCTGCACGCGGCTCGCCGCGTGCGCCCCTGGCTGCGCTTCGCGCGGCCGGAAAATCCAGGGAACACCGCGCTTTCAGGTGAGAGCGGCAAGGCGCAGGGGCCTTGCGGGAAGGACGCAAAGGCCGTACTCTTCTCCGGTTGCACTGCGCGCCACCTGCGGCCGGACTGGAGCGGGAAGGCACAGGGGCTTCTGCGCGGCGCGGGCTTTGCCGTGGCCCCGGAACCGGATTTCGCCTGCTGCGGCTACACGCTCGGCAGCGCGGGCTGCGCGGCGGAGCAGCGCGCCGCGCGCGAGAGGAACCTCGCCGCCTGGCGCGCCGCGGGCCGTCCGCTGCTGGTGACCTTCTGCGCCACCTGCCGCGCGGGCCTCGCCGCCTACGCGGACGCCGACCTCGGCTGGGAACCGGGCGAGGCGGATGCCTGGCGCGCGGCCGTGCAGCCGCTGGCCGCGCTCCTGGGCGAGGCGGCCTTCACGGTCATGGTCGAGACCGCCCCGGCGCGCGCGCACTACCACCGTCCCTGCCACGCGCCGTCGGACGACCCGGACGAGGCCATGCTGCGCCGCGCCGCGGGAGACGTGCTCGGCCGGGTCTCGCGCGACAACTGCTGCGGGCTCGGAGGCGTGCTGCAGGTCGCGGCGCCCGAGCTCACCGGCAGGGTGGCGGAACAGGCCTGGAAATTTTTTGACGCGAATTCCGGGGATCAGGTCATCTCCGGATGCAGCGGATGCGTTCTTCAATTGATGTCCACCGCCCCCGGGGGCGTGGACGTGTGCCACTGGCTGGACGCCGTGGCCGATTCGTGA
- the rsmI gene encoding 16S rRNA (cytidine(1402)-2'-O)-methyltransferase has translation MTEERGPDKPAAGLYVVATPIGNAADLSPRAAGVLAGADMILAEDTRRAGLLLKRLGIAGNRFVSFHDHNEAERLPQVLGHLRAGGSAALVSDAGTPLLSDPGYRLVGACREEGIRVSPVPGPCSFVAALSAAGLPPQPFVFLGFLPRSAGDVRKTLAPFAALPATLAFFERKSRLAASLGLAHEVLGERTVCVARELTKVHEEFILGELSALARDCPDVLGEITVLVGPPRAPGEASEDDIEAVLAEEAARGGKPREVARRAAARLPGTTAKELYGRLAAAASRKP, from the coding sequence GTGACCGAGGAACGCGGGCCGGACAAGCCGGCCGCAGGGCTCTACGTGGTGGCCACGCCCATCGGCAACGCGGCGGACCTCTCGCCGCGCGCGGCGGGCGTGCTGGCCGGAGCGGACATGATCCTGGCCGAGGACACGCGCCGCGCCGGGCTGCTGCTCAAGCGCCTGGGCATCGCGGGAAACCGCTTCGTGTCGTTTCACGACCACAACGAGGCCGAGCGCCTGCCCCAGGTGCTCGGGCACCTGCGCGCGGGCGGCAGCGCGGCCCTGGTCTCGGACGCGGGCACGCCGCTCCTCTCGGACCCCGGATACCGCCTGGTCGGGGCCTGCCGCGAGGAGGGCATCCGCGTCTCGCCCGTGCCCGGGCCGTGCAGCTTCGTGGCCGCGCTCTCGGCCGCGGGCCTGCCGCCGCAGCCCTTCGTCTTCCTGGGTTTTTTGCCGCGCTCGGCAGGCGACGTGAGAAAGACGCTCGCGCCCTTTGCCGCGCTTCCGGCCACGCTGGCCTTCTTCGAGCGCAAGTCGCGCCTGGCCGCGAGCCTGGGCCTGGCCCACGAGGTGCTCGGGGAACGCACGGTCTGCGTGGCGCGCGAATTGACCAAGGTGCACGAGGAGTTTATCTTGGGCGAGTTGTCGGCCCTGGCCCGCGACTGCCCCGACGTGCTGGGCGAGATCACCGTCCTGGTGGGCCCGCCGCGCGCTCCGGGGGAGGCCTCGGAGGACGACATCGAGGCCGTGCTGGCCGAGGAGGCCGCACGCGGCGGCAAGCCCCGCGAGGTGGCCCGGCGCGCCGCGGCCCGCCTGCCGGGGACCACGGCCAAGGAACTCTACGGTCGCCTCGCTGCCGCGGCCTCCCGCAAACCCTGA
- a CDS encoding PTS system mannose/fructose/sorbose family transporter subunit IID: MTHTLARTPDRRTLMTCFARTYLVMAAFNTKGMQNIGLVSAMEPGLRAIHEDPAALARARRRYLKHYNSHPFWTPLLVGLFLALERDIARGSLPPEMLEQVKGTTVYTLSAIGDSLFGGTLQATWALATICLLASGNRTGAVLVGAVLFVALQAFKLTGFWLGWRDAFKVLPRLKRLNLINWGRRLKYVNALLLVLLWAIVWPGEVVWWSWLATVGLLSAAAWLVSRLLVIRELLVVLVIGAMAFWPWFVRAVAH, encoded by the coding sequence ATGACCCATACCCTGGCCAGAACCCCGGACCGCCGGACCCTGATGACCTGCTTCGCGCGGACGTATCTGGTCATGGCCGCCTTCAACACCAAGGGCATGCAGAACATCGGCCTGGTCTCGGCCATGGAGCCGGGGCTTCGGGCCATCCACGAGGACCCGGCGGCCCTTGCCCGGGCGCGGCGCCGCTACCTCAAGCACTACAACAGCCACCCCTTCTGGACGCCGCTCCTGGTTGGCCTGTTCCTGGCGCTCGAGCGCGACATCGCGCGCGGCTCGCTGCCTCCGGAGATGCTCGAGCAGGTCAAGGGGACCACCGTCTACACCCTCTCGGCCATCGGCGATTCGCTCTTCGGCGGCACGCTGCAGGCCACCTGGGCCCTGGCGACCATCTGTCTCCTGGCCTCTGGCAATCGGACCGGAGCCGTGCTAGTAGGGGCCGTTTTGTTCGTCGCCCTGCAGGCCTTCAAGCTGACGGGCTTCTGGCTCGGCTGGCGGGACGCCTTCAAGGTCCTGCCGAGGCTCAAGCGACTGAACCTGATCAACTGGGGACGGCGCCTCAAGTACGTCAACGCCCTGCTCCTCGTCCTGCTCTGGGCCATCGTCTGGCCCGGGGAGGTCGTCTGGTGGAGCTGGCTGGCCACCGTGGGGCTCCTGTCGGCCGCGGCCTGGCTCGTCTCGCGGCTGCTCGTGATCCGCGAGCTTCTGGTCGTCCTCGTCATCGGAGCCATGGCCTTCTGGCCCTGGTTCGTGCGCGCCGTGGCGCATTGA
- a CDS encoding YraN family protein — translation MPPARNVGPKASHLLLGERGEAAAEKLLRAKGYRVLYRNWRAGSLELDLVCRTGRTVVFVEVKARGAGSRGSPTDGLTPAKRSRLARAAAQWLSAHDLWGAPCRFDLVAVHAAKGEGGEPGTLECEHFENVIDIAEALSAQGSWQPW, via the coding sequence GTGCCGCCTGCCCGGAACGTAGGGCCCAAGGCCTCCCATCTGCTTCTGGGCGAGCGCGGCGAGGCCGCTGCGGAAAAGCTCCTGCGCGCAAAGGGCTACCGCGTGCTCTACCGCAACTGGCGCGCTGGCTCCCTGGAACTCGACCTCGTCTGCCGCACGGGCAGGACCGTCGTCTTCGTTGAGGTTAAGGCGCGCGGCGCGGGAAGCCGCGGCTCGCCGACCGACGGCCTGACTCCCGCCAAACGTTCGCGCCTCGCCCGCGCCGCGGCCCAGTGGCTGAGCGCCCACGACCTCTGGGGCGCTCCCTGCCGCTTCGACCTCGTGGCCGTGCACGCGGCGAAAGGGGAGGGCGGCGAGCCCGGAACCCTCGAGTGTGAGCACTTCGAGAACGTCATCGACATCGCCGAGGCACTCTCCGCCCAGGGTTCCTGGCAACCCTGGTGA
- the smpB gene encoding SsrA-binding protein SmpB: MSGTGASRKLVSANRKARHEYEFIETFEAGLALTGSEVKSLRAGRVSWGDGYVDFKGDEAWLVGVNIAPYENAGYAQHDPVRPRKLLLHGHEIHLLRTRVEQKGLSVVPVALFLSRGRFKLDIALARGKKLHDKRDALRQRDLDREARRAMARD; the protein is encoded by the coding sequence ATGAGTGGCACCGGCGCGTCGCGCAAGCTCGTCTCCGCCAACCGCAAGGCGCGGCACGAGTACGAATTCATCGAGACCTTCGAGGCCGGGCTCGCGCTCACGGGCTCGGAGGTCAAGTCCTTGCGCGCCGGCCGCGTCTCCTGGGGCGACGGCTACGTGGACTTCAAGGGCGACGAGGCCTGGCTCGTGGGCGTGAACATCGCCCCCTACGAGAACGCGGGCTATGCCCAGCACGACCCCGTGCGGCCGCGAAAGCTCCTCCTGCACGGCCACGAGATCCACCTCCTGCGCACGCGCGTGGAGCAGAAGGGGCTCTCCGTGGTCCCTGTGGCGCTCTTCCTCTCGCGCGGCCGCTTCAAGCTCGACATCGCCCTCGCCCGCGGCAAGAAGCTGCACGACAAGCGCGACGCCCTGCGCCAGCGCGACCTCGACCGCGAGGCGCGCCGGGCCATGGCCCGCGATTAG
- the ptsP gene encoding phosphoenolpyruvate--protein phosphotransferase, which yields MAKAVIKGIPVSAGIAIGKALFLNRNRFENVPRRALPPHVVPLERERLTQAFLDTAKDLEAAREKIPLELRDHAGIIDSHLMILKDPKLRGAAEKYLEEHAICAEWALEKAVADVRRAFSALDDPYIRERMNDVRMVGERVMVHLMGDEPDFGAIEDRVVLMAHDLAPADTVELEVDKIMSFATSLGAKTSHTGILARSLQIPAVVGVTDLEKSVTDGDLVIVDGLKGRIIIEPDDEELNRYETLGRQFQNYQKSIIRFCHLPGETRDGYSVSVLANIELFEEVAQVLDNGGEGVGLLRTEYRYMNRRELPTEDELCEEYSDLASILSPRTLTIRTLDIGADKMFTHFGHLEETNPAMGLRAIRFCMRYPEVFKTQIRAILRAAVWGNVRVMFPMISGLKELRFAKGLFLEAQAELRREGVDFNPEIPFGIMVEVPSAVMVSEFLAQEVDFFSIGTNDLIQYSMGIDRTNRYVSYLYQPLHPAIVRMIKHTVDAAHEAGIEVGLCGEMASDPFCVPILMGMGMDSLSMNPQAVPGIKRIIRQTDMDECTELLKLVLESRTVSRTNRLVRDIIFQRFPEELTFYTSLLDIEEAQ from the coding sequence GTGGCCAAGGCAGTCATCAAGGGCATCCCGGTCTCGGCGGGCATCGCCATCGGGAAGGCGCTCTTCCTCAACCGCAACCGCTTCGAGAACGTCCCTCGCCGGGCGCTCCCGCCGCACGTCGTGCCGCTGGAGCGCGAGCGCCTGACGCAGGCGTTCCTGGACACGGCCAAGGACCTGGAAGCGGCGCGGGAGAAGATCCCCCTCGAGCTGCGCGACCACGCGGGCATCATCGACTCGCACCTGATGATTCTGAAGGACCCCAAGCTGCGCGGGGCGGCCGAGAAGTATCTCGAGGAGCACGCCATCTGCGCCGAGTGGGCCCTGGAAAAGGCCGTGGCCGACGTGCGCCGCGCCTTCTCCGCCCTGGACGACCCCTACATCCGCGAGCGCATGAACGACGTGCGCATGGTGGGCGAGCGGGTCATGGTCCACCTCATGGGCGACGAGCCGGACTTCGGGGCCATCGAGGACCGCGTGGTGCTCATGGCCCACGACCTGGCCCCGGCCGACACCGTGGAGCTCGAGGTCGACAAGATCATGAGCTTCGCCACCTCGCTCGGCGCCAAGACCTCGCACACCGGCATCCTGGCGCGCTCGCTGCAGATCCCGGCCGTGGTCGGCGTGACCGACCTCGAGAAGTCCGTGACCGACGGCGACCTGGTCATCGTGGACGGGCTCAAGGGCCGCATCATCATCGAGCCCGACGACGAGGAGCTGAACCGCTACGAGACGCTGGGCCGCCAGTTCCAGAACTACCAGAAGAGCATCATCCGCTTCTGCCACCTGCCCGGCGAGACGCGCGACGGCTACTCCGTGTCCGTGCTCGCCAACATCGAGCTCTTCGAGGAGGTGGCCCAGGTGCTGGACAACGGCGGCGAGGGCGTGGGGCTTCTGCGCACCGAGTACCGCTACATGAACCGGCGCGAGCTGCCCACCGAGGACGAGCTGTGCGAGGAGTATTCCGACCTCGCCTCCATCCTCTCGCCGCGCACGCTCACGATCCGCACCCTGGACATCGGCGCGGACAAGATGTTCACCCATTTCGGCCACCTGGAAGAGACGAACCCGGCCATGGGGCTGCGCGCCATCCGCTTCTGCATGCGCTACCCGGAGGTCTTCAAGACCCAGATCAGGGCCATTTTGCGCGCCGCGGTCTGGGGCAACGTGCGGGTCATGTTCCCCATGATCTCGGGCCTCAAGGAACTGCGCTTCGCCAAGGGGCTCTTCCTCGAGGCCCAGGCCGAGCTGCGGCGCGAGGGCGTGGACTTCAACCCCGAGATCCCCTTCGGGATCATGGTCGAGGTGCCCTCCGCGGTCATGGTCTCCGAGTTCCTGGCCCAGGAGGTGGACTTCTTCTCCATCGGGACCAACGACCTCATCCAGTACTCCATGGGCATTGACCGCACCAACCGCTACGTCTCCTACCTCTACCAGCCGCTGCACCCGGCCATCGTGCGCATGATCAAGCACACCGTGGACGCGGCGCACGAGGCGGGCATCGAGGTGGGGCTGTGCGGCGAGATGGCCTCCGACCCCTTCTGCGTGCCCATCCTGATGGGCATGGGCATGGATTCCCTGTCCATGAACCCGCAGGCCGTGCCCGGCATCAAGCGCATCATCCGCCAGACCGACATGGACGAGTGCACCGAGCTTCTGAAGCTCGTGCTCGAGTCGCGCACCGTGAGCCGCACCAACCGCCTCGTGCGCGACATCATCTTCCAGCGTTTCCCCGAGGAATTGACCTTCTACACGTCCCTCCTGGACATCGAAGAGGCCCAGTAA
- a CDS encoding HPr family phosphocarrier protein, which yields MNSQATRHEDSGEPPAVLRHVCVLDEMGLHARPAARLAQEAQKFSADIRLVSGKQEVDAKSILDILTLAVGNGAKVAIKAVGEDAEEAIEHLERLFRNKFQED from the coding sequence ATGAACAGCCAAGCGACCCGACACGAAGACAGCGGCGAACCCCCCGCCGTGCTCCGCCACGTCTGCGTCCTCGACGAGATGGGGCTGCACGCGCGTCCCGCGGCCCGGCTGGCCCAGGAGGCGCAGAAATTTTCCGCCGACATCAGGCTCGTCTCCGGCAAGCAGGAGGTCGACGCCAAGAGCATTCTGGACATCCTGACCCTGGCCGTGGGCAACGGCGCGAAGGTGGCCATAAAGGCCGTCGGAGAGGACGCGGAAGAGGCCATCGAGCATCTGGAGCGCCTGTTCCGCAACAAGTTCCAAGAGGACTAG
- the ilvB gene encoding biosynthetic-type acetolactate synthase large subunit gives MPSLTGAQIVVRLLERQGVRHVAGIPGGANLPLYDALSESTRIRHVLARHEQGAGFIAQGMARVTGHPGVCLATSGPGATNLLTAVADAKLDSVPLVCLTGQVPGSLLGEDAFQEVDAYGLAIPVTKHCFMARSPEELLEIIPEAFRIAASGRPGPVLVDLPRDVQTASATFEAWPDPGLPAPPPLAAESDLGQAAGLLAAAKRPMLIVGNGVVQSGAGDAARDLMERLDMPAVATLHGLSAMPGTHPLFLGMLGMHASRGANTALEECDLILAVGCRLDDRATGRLDRFCPDAALVHVDIDASEIGKRRAASASIAGDAGAALAALAGLLPRMERPAWRERAAELKREHGLRLPGSDDPRSSYGVLLAAARAAGENALVATDVGRHQMRTAQAWPHFRARGFLTSGGLGTMGFGLPAAIGASLAAPDRPVVCVSGDGSLLMNVQELVTAVEQGARVKILLMDNGGLGLVQQQQDLFMGGRIFGSRFEARADYVALARAFGVPAFDLADVADPEAALAEAFAAPGPCLVRCAVEDDAHVLPMVPPGGANCEMICELASETACVAKGDATADKEAAHV, from the coding sequence ATGCCGAGCCTCACAGGTGCACAGATCGTGGTCCGTCTTCTGGAACGCCAGGGAGTCCGCCACGTCGCGGGCATTCCCGGCGGCGCCAACCTTCCCCTGTACGACGCGCTTTCCGAGAGCACGCGAATCCGCCACGTGCTGGCGCGCCACGAGCAGGGCGCGGGCTTCATCGCCCAGGGCATGGCCCGCGTCACGGGCCATCCGGGCGTCTGCCTGGCCACCTCCGGCCCGGGCGCGACCAACCTGCTCACGGCCGTGGCCGACGCCAAGCTCGACTCCGTGCCGCTGGTCTGCCTCACGGGCCAGGTGCCGGGCAGCCTTCTGGGCGAGGATGCCTTCCAGGAGGTGGACGCGTACGGCCTGGCCATCCCGGTGACCAAGCACTGCTTCATGGCCAGAAGCCCTGAGGAGCTTCTCGAGATCATCCCGGAGGCGTTTCGCATCGCGGCCTCGGGCCGCCCCGGACCGGTGCTCGTGGACCTGCCGCGCGACGTGCAGACCGCGAGCGCGACCTTCGAGGCCTGGCCCGATCCCGGCCTGCCCGCGCCGCCGCCCCTGGCGGCCGAGAGCGACCTTGGGCAGGCGGCCGGGCTCCTCGCGGCGGCCAAGCGGCCCATGCTCATCGTGGGCAACGGCGTGGTCCAGTCCGGCGCCGGGGATGCCGCGCGCGACCTCATGGAGCGCCTGGACATGCCCGCCGTGGCCACGCTGCACGGGCTCTCGGCCATGCCGGGCACGCATCCGCTCTTCCTCGGCATGCTCGGCATGCACGCCTCGCGCGGCGCGAACACGGCGCTCGAGGAGTGCGACCTGATCCTGGCCGTGGGCTGCCGCCTGGACGACCGCGCCACCGGCCGCCTGGACCGCTTCTGCCCGGACGCCGCCCTGGTGCACGTGGACATCGACGCCAGCGAGATCGGCAAGCGCCGCGCGGCCTCGGCCTCCATCGCTGGCGACGCGGGCGCGGCGCTCGCGGCCCTGGCCGGGCTGCTGCCGCGCATGGAGCGCCCCGCCTGGCGCGAGCGCGCGGCAGAGCTCAAGCGCGAGCACGGCCTGCGCCTGCCGGGCAGCGACGATCCGCGCTCGAGCTACGGCGTGCTGCTGGCCGCGGCCCGCGCGGCGGGCGAGAACGCCCTGGTGGCCACGGACGTGGGGCGGCACCAGATGCGCACGGCCCAGGCCTGGCCGCACTTCCGTGCGCGCGGCTTCCTGACCTCCGGTGGGCTCGGGACCATGGGCTTCGGCCTGCCTGCGGCCATCGGCGCCTCGCTGGCCGCGCCGGACCGTCCGGTCGTCTGCGTCTCGGGCGACGGAAGCCTGCTGATGAACGTGCAGGAGCTGGTCACGGCCGTGGAGCAGGGCGCGCGGGTGAAGATCCTGCTCATGGACAACGGCGGCCTCGGCCTCGTGCAGCAGCAGCAGGACCTCTTCATGGGAGGGCGCATCTTCGGCTCGCGGTTCGAGGCGCGCGCGGACTACGTGGCCCTCGCCCGGGCCTTCGGCGTGCCCGCCTTCGACCTGGCCGACGTCGCCGACCCCGAGGCGGCTCTGGCCGAGGCCTTCGCCGCGCCCGGCCCCTGCCTCGTCCGCTGCGCCGTGGAGGACGACGCCCACGTGCTGCCCATGGTCCCGCCGGGCGGGGCCAACTGCGAAATGATCTGCGAGCTTGCAAGCGAAACCGCCTGCGTCGCCAAGGGCGACGCCACGGCCGACAAGGAGGCCGCCCATGTCTGA
- a CDS encoding FAD-binding oxidoreductase yields the protein MLTPSQRTFLEKLFPGDAASFGQAQAVVHGSDASLLEGRPWGVVRPATPEQVTELMAWAQAERVPIVARGRATGAVGGAVASRGGLVVSTLRLNRIIEISAEDFVAVTEPGVVTAELQKACAARRLFYPPDPGSVNISTIGGNVATCAGGMRAVKYGVTRDWVLGLTAVLPGGQVVRCGGRCHKNVAGLDLTRLIVGSEGTLALVTEIILKLTPLPEASVSLLAGFADMDALLAAASAVFRAGLLPTAMEFFDKGTMRALELTAPAVPWPSVVDGGTQAALLLRLDGSRAALAADLAALDAVLAAAGTTFREAAGDAPSEERLWELRRLVSPALHKLGPDKLRDDIAVPRGSIARAVHAFHEIGERLGVTVVCFGHLGDGNVHTDVMFDGSDRRQSDAAHRAKEEILRAVASMGGTLTGEHGVGLVKLPFLELQLSRPERELMRRVKAAFDPYGIMNPGKAF from the coding sequence ATGCTCACCCCATCCCAACGCACTTTCCTGGAAAAGCTTTTCCCCGGCGACGCCGCGAGCTTCGGCCAGGCCCAGGCCGTGGTCCACGGCTCGGACGCCTCGCTGCTCGAAGGCCGCCCCTGGGGCGTGGTCCGCCCGGCGACGCCGGAGCAGGTGACCGAACTCATGGCCTGGGCCCAGGCGGAGCGCGTGCCCATCGTGGCGCGCGGCCGCGCCACGGGCGCCGTGGGCGGGGCGGTTGCCTCCAGGGGCGGGCTCGTGGTCTCCACGCTGCGCCTGAACCGGATCATCGAGATCTCGGCCGAGGACTTCGTGGCCGTGACCGAGCCGGGCGTCGTCACGGCCGAGCTGCAGAAGGCCTGCGCCGCAAGGCGCCTCTTCTACCCGCCCGATCCCGGCAGCGTGAACATCTCCACCATCGGCGGCAACGTGGCCACCTGCGCGGGCGGCATGCGCGCCGTGAAGTACGGCGTGACCCGCGACTGGGTGCTCGGCCTCACGGCCGTGCTGCCCGGCGGCCAGGTGGTGCGCTGCGGCGGCCGCTGCCACAAGAACGTGGCCGGGCTGGACCTCACGCGCCTCATCGTGGGCAGCGAGGGCACCCTGGCCCTGGTCACCGAGATCATCCTGAAGCTCACGCCCCTGCCCGAGGCCTCGGTCTCGCTGCTCGCGGGCTTCGCGGACATGGACGCGCTGCTGGCCGCGGCCTCGGCCGTGTTCCGCGCGGGCCTCCTGCCCACGGCCATGGAGTTCTTCGACAAGGGGACGATGCGCGCGCTGGAGCTGACCGCGCCCGCCGTGCCCTGGCCCTCCGTCGTGGACGGGGGCACGCAGGCCGCGCTGCTCCTGCGCCTGGACGGCAGCCGGGCCGCGCTGGCCGCGGACCTCGCCGCGCTCGACGCCGTGCTCGCCGCCGCGGGCACCACGTTCCGCGAGGCCGCGGGCGACGCGCCGTCCGAGGAGCGGCTGTGGGAGCTTCGCCGCCTGGTGAGCCCGGCCCTGCACAAGCTCGGCCCGGACAAGCTGCGCGACGACATCGCCGTGCCGCGCGGCTCCATCGCCAGGGCCGTGCACGCCTTCCATGAGATCGGCGAGCGCCTGGGCGTGACCGTGGTCTGCTTCGGCCACCTCGGCGACGGCAACGTGCACACGGACGTCATGTTCGACGGCTCGGACAGGCGCCAGTCCGATGCCGCGCACCGGGCCAAGGAGGAGATCCTGCGCGCCGTGGCCTCCATGGGCGGCACGCTCACGGGCGAGCACGGCGTGGGCCTCGTCAAGCTGCCCTTCCTGGAGCTGCAGCTGAGCCGCCCCGAGCGCGAGCTCATGCGCCGGGTCAAGGCGGCCTTCGATCCGTACGGCATCATGAACCCGGGCAAGGCCTTCTGA